The Mycolicibacterium boenickei genome has a segment encoding these proteins:
- a CDS encoding class I SAM-dependent methyltransferase, with protein sequence MAYMATDPSDIDRMPRGGFRASCLDRLLETDRLEYLDRDDVDESTKRQVIGALDWTGRFFKNHQRFAAIALDLIADVPDPRILELGAGHGGVSRQLLADHPSAHVTVTDIDAESVARIAATDLGSHPRAEVRQMDATAIDAADGSYDLVLFALSFHHLRPAQASKVFAEGTRVADTLLIIDLPRPPAPLHLLRLATMLPAAVLLPFAHDGVISSLRSYSPSALRSLARHADPSIELTLRSGLTEPQIVIARRAR encoded by the coding sequence ATGGCCTACATGGCCACCGACCCTTCAGATATCGACCGGATGCCACGGGGCGGATTCCGGGCGTCGTGCCTGGACCGGCTGCTCGAGACGGATCGGTTGGAATATCTGGACCGCGACGACGTCGACGAATCCACCAAGCGTCAGGTGATCGGGGCACTGGACTGGACCGGCCGGTTCTTCAAGAACCATCAGCGTTTCGCCGCGATAGCGCTCGATCTGATCGCCGACGTACCCGATCCGCGGATCCTGGAGTTGGGCGCCGGACACGGCGGGGTTTCGCGCCAACTGTTGGCCGATCACCCGTCGGCGCACGTCACCGTCACCGACATCGACGCGGAATCGGTGGCCCGCATCGCCGCGACTGATCTCGGCAGCCATCCCCGGGCCGAGGTCCGCCAGATGGACGCCACCGCGATCGACGCCGCCGACGGCAGTTACGACCTGGTGCTGTTCGCGTTGTCGTTCCACCACCTGCGCCCGGCCCAGGCGTCAAAGGTGTTCGCCGAGGGCACCCGGGTGGCTGACACCCTGCTGATCATCGACCTGCCGCGCCCGCCGGCCCCGCTGCACCTGTTACGCCTCGCCACGATGCTGCCTGCGGCCGTGCTGCTGCCGTTCGCGCACGACGGTGTCATCAGCTCGCTGCGCAGCTACAGCCCTTCGGCGCTGCGCAGCCTCGCCCGTCATGCCGACCCGTCGATCGAGCTCACACTGCGCAGCGGCCTGACTGAACCTCAGATCGTCATCGCAAGGCGCGCAAGGTGA